The Argentina anserina chromosome 3, drPotAnse1.1, whole genome shotgun sequence genome includes a region encoding these proteins:
- the LOC126787322 gene encoding UPF0481 protein At3g47200-like: MEINDGSGRQHTVIYVDDGKQCIFRVPKVLQKQNPDAYTPYVVSIGPFHHRRKVSKNEATDHQEEDKEDKGKEYQLVERMKERYLNEVLSCTGITTLKELTAKVIEISDQKNDGPFQFEKDARDFYAEPLDYEPQYFNEMMVFDGCFLIQLFRKCSDVQLRGGYDPLFNMDCMFHFLCHDLLLLENQLPWFVLETIYSLILANSHSRPSHPLSILILDAFKHLPSLKHCDSYRNHLLHRHPHKKNWRGRVDYADVLHILDLMRDSVVVPIMMTEQTEKKPVQAILDPDVHEMHTATALSKAGISFRGFKAETSIMDIQFEEGWLICNGVLNIPQLNVGMLSESLFRNLIAFEQCYSGISNEITSYAVFMDNLISTQQDMELLCKEKVIGNWLSDEEGCKFFNNLYKGIPHTKFYYGPLCEKVQRRYEMNWYTYVASFKTQKLSNPWAVLGFCTAIILLALQLWNSTNSLRTFRKANNGF; encoded by the coding sequence ATGGAGATAAATGATGGCAGTGGGAGACAACATACTGTTATATATGTGGATGACGGCAAGCAATGCATCTTCAGAGTTCCTAAGGTGCTTCAGAAACAAAACCCAGACGCATATACGCCTTACGTTGTCTCGATCGGTCCTTTTCATCATCGAAGGAAGGTCAGCAAGAATGAAGCTACAGATCACCAGGAGGAAGACAAAGAGGACAAGGGTAAAGAATATCAACTCGTGGAACGAATGAAGGAGAGGTATTTGAATGAAGTTCTCTCATGCACGGGCATAACAACTCTGAAAGAGTTGACTGCAAAAGTTATTGAGATTTCAGATCAAAAGAATGATGGGCCATTTCAGTTTGAGAAAGACGCCCGCGATTTCTATGCAGAACCACTTGATTATGAACCCCAGTACTTCAACGAGATGATGGTATTTGACGGCTGCTTTCTAATCCAACTGTTTCGAAAGTGTAGTGATGTGCAACTTAGGGGAGGTTATGACCCGTTGTTCAACATGGATTGCATGTTCCATTTCTTATGCCATGACCTTTTACTTCTTGAAAACCAACTACCTTGGTTTGTTCTCGAAACTATATATAGCCTGATCCTTGCCAATTCCCACAGTCGACCTAGCCATCCTCTCTCCATTCTCATACTCGACGCCTTCAAGCATTTACCCTCACTGAAGCATTGTGACTCCTATAGAAATCATCTTCTTCACCGCCATCCTCATAAAAAGAATTGGCGAGGTCGTGTCGACTATGCTGACGTTCTGCACATACTCGATCTTATGAGAGATTCAGTAGTTGTCCCAATAATGATGACAGAGCAGACAGAGAAGAAACCTGTACAAGCCATCCTCGACCCCGATGTACATGAAATGCACACTGCAACTGCTCTATCAAAGGCAGGCATATCATTCCGAGGCTTCAAAGCAGAAACAAGCATAATGGACATACAGTTCGAAGAGGGCTGGCTTATCTGCAATGGAGTTCTTAATATTCCGCAGCTGAACGTGGGCATGTTATCCGAGTCATTATTCAGGAACCTCATAGCTTTTGAGCAATGCTACAGTGGGAtttcaaatgaaattacatctTATGCCGTCTTCATGGATAATCTGATCTCCACCCAGCAAGATATGGAATTACTTTGTAAGGAAAAAGTAATAGGTAACTGGCTGAGTGATGAAGAGGGTTGCAAGTTCTTCAACAACCTTTACAAGGGCATCCCACACACCAAGTTCTACTATGGACCTCTCTGCGAGAAAGTACAGCGACGTTACGAAATGAATTGGTATACATATGTGGCGTCATTCAAGACTCAAAAGCTTTCGAATCCATGGGCAGTCCTTGGTTTTTGCACAGCTATTATCCTTCTTGCTCTCCAGCTATGGAATAGCACAAATAGCCTCCGGACCTTCAGGAAGGCAAACAATGGTTTTTGA
- the LOC126787323 gene encoding kiwellin-like, protein METTSVLLISLFFIFIAIAPTLSCDPSGSIVYHGTSFPIYTCSPPVTAPTGAKLTLNDFSKGGDGGDPFECDGQYHDNNELVVALSTGWYNSGSRCGSMITIAATNGASVMAKVVDECDSREGCNRDHGGQPPCLSNIVDGSPAVWNALGLDQGVGIVDVTWAMT, encoded by the coding sequence ATGGAAACTACTTCAGTACTGTTGATAtctctttttttcattttcattgccATCGCCCCAACTCTTTCATGTGATCCCTCAGGCTCGATAGTTTACCATGGAACATCCTTCCCCATATACACGTGCTCGCCTCCAGTAACGGCACCGACTGGAGCCAAACTGACCCTCAACGATTTCAGCAAAGGCGGTGACGGCGGGGATCCGTTCGAGTGTGACGGGCAATATCATGACAACAATGAACTAGTTGTGGCACTTTCCACCGGGTGGTACAATAGTGGGTCGCGTTGTGGGAGCATGATAACAATTGCGGCAACTAATGGGGCGAGTGTgatggctaaagtggtggacGAATGTGATTCCCGTGAAGGATGTAACCGAGACCACGGAGGTCAGCCACCGTGCTTGAGCAATATTGTTGATGGCTCTCCAGCAGTGTGGAACGCTTTGGGACTCGATCAAGGGGTAGGAATTGTTGACGTTACTTGGGCCATGACTTAG